A single region of the Lycium barbarum isolate Lr01 chromosome 2, ASM1917538v2, whole genome shotgun sequence genome encodes:
- the LOC132627626 gene encoding O-fucosyltransferase 31-like isoform X1, giving the protein MKYSSAHDELFPQSIYRSTGHGEITSTMNYFRQTPTSRKIAWPLQIGGLLMLLLPNLFPNLFSPLSRSYPSIFSEWNAPRPMHLHLLNRALQQQTSNAQEADLWSPLPNQGWEACADNLDTQSSHRKSQLYIQVFLDGGLNQQRMGICDAVAVAKILNATLVIPYLEVNPVWQDSSSFADIFDVDHFISVLSGDVSIVKELPSDYSWSTREYYATGIRATRIKTAPVHASASWYLENVLPLMQSYGIVAIAPFSHRLAFDNLPSDIQHLRCKVNFHALVFVPHVRALGDALVSRLRSPPSLDSASSATHFHGRGNDRAGAGKYVVLHLRFDKDMAAHSACDFGGGKAEKLALAKYRQVLWQGRVLNSQFTDEELRGQGRCPLTPEEIGLLLAALGFNNSTHLYLASHKVYGGEARMSALRQLFPFMEDKKSLASSHELSEVEGKASLLAAVDYYVSMQSDIFISASPGNMHNALLGHRAYKNLKTIRPNMTLLGKLFLNKTMEWSEFQQAVQQGHKNRQGQIRIRKEKQSIYTYPAPDCMCKT; this is encoded by the exons ATGAAGTACAGTTCAGCCCATGATGAGTTATTTCCTCAAAGTATTTACAGATCGACCGGCCACGGCGAGATCACCAGCACGATGAACTACTTCCGGCAAACTCCGACGAGTCGAAAAATAGCATGGCCGCTACAAATTGGTGGACTTTTAATGCTTCTTTTACCAAATCTATTTCCAAATCTTTTCTCTCCTCTTTCCCGTTCATACCCTTCCATTTTCTCT GAATGGAATGCTCCAAGACCTATGCATTTGCATTTATTAAACAGGGCTTTGCAACAACAGACA TCTAATGCTCAAGAAGCAGACCTCTGGTCGCCCTTGCCTAACCAGGGATGGGAAGCATGCGCTGATAATCTAGACACTCAAT CATCGCATAGGAAGTCCCAGTTGTACATACAGGTGTTTTTGGATGGAGGATTGAACCAACAGAGAATGGGG ATCTGTGATGCAGTAGCTGTTGCTAAAATTTTAAATGCAACACTTGTAATTCCGTATCTTGAAGTAAATCCAGTTTGGCAGGATTCGAG TTCCTTTGCAGATATATTTGACGTTGATCACTTTATCAGTGTCTTGAGTGGTGATGTTTCTATAGTTAAAGAGCTTCCCAGTGATTACTCCTGGAGTACCAGAGAATATTATGCAACAGGCATACGTGCTACTAGAATTAAGACAGCACCTGTACATGCTTCTGCTTCATGGTACCTGGAGAATGTTCTGCCTCTAATGCAGAG CTATGGGATCGTAGCTATAGCTCCATTCTCTCACCGTTTGGCTTTTGATAACCTACCTTCAGACATCCAGCATCTGCGCTGCAAGGTCAACTTTCACGCCCTAGTTTTTGTTCCCCATGTCAGAGCGTTAGGCGATGCACTCGTCAGTCGTCTGCGTAGCCCTCCTAGTTTGGATAGCGCATCAAGTGCTACACACTTCCATGGTAGGGGGAATGACAGAGCAGGAGCTGGAAAATATGTTGTATTGCATCTTCGCTTTGATAAA GATATGGCTGCTCACTCAGCTTGTGATTTTGGTGGCGGCAAAGCTGAGAAACTTGCTCTTGCAAAATATCGCCAAGTACTTTGGCAAGGGAGAGTGCTTAACTCCCAGTTCACAGATGAGGAGTTAAGAGGCCAAGGGCGTTGTCCATTAACTCCTGAAGAGATAGGACTCCTTTTAGCAGCCTTGGGATTTAACAACAGCACACACCTATATCTTGCTTCCCACAAG GTTTACGGTGGAGAAGCAAGGATGTCGGCTCTTCGCCAGTTGTTTCCATTTATGGAGGACAAGAAAAGCCTTGCTTCTTCCCATGAACTATCTGAAGTAGAAGGAAAAGCTTCTTTATTAGCAGCTGTGGATTATTACGTGAGCATGCAGAGCGATATATTTATTTCTGCTTCTCCCGGCAATATGCACAATGCACTG TTGGGGCATCGAGCATACAAAAATCTTAAGACTATTCGACCAAACATGACGTTGTTAGGCAAGCTCTTCCTGAACAAGACTATGGAGTGGTCCGAATTTCAGCAGGCAGTACAGCAGGGTCACAAGAATAGACAAGGACAAATACGGATACGAAAGGAGAAGCAGTCAATATATACTTACCCTGCTCCTGATTGCATGTGTAAAACTTAA
- the LOC132627626 gene encoding O-fucosyltransferase 31-like isoform X2: MKYSSAHDELFPQSIYRSTGHGEITSTMNYFRQTPTSRKIAWPLQIGGLLMLLLPNLFPNLFSPLSRSYPSIFSEWNAPRPMHLHLLNRALQQQTSNAQEADLWSPLPNQGWEACADNLDTQSSHRKSQLYIQVFLDGGLNQQRMGICDAVAVAKILNATLVIPYLEVNPVWQDSSSFADIFDVDHFISVLSGDVSIVKELPSDYSWSTREYYATGIRATRIKTAPVHASASWYLENVLPLMQSYGIVAIAPFSHRLAFDNLPSDIQHLRCKVNFHALVFVPHVRALGDALVSRLRSPPSLDSASSATHFHGRGNDRAGAGKYVVLHLRFDKDMAAHSACDFGGGKAEKLALAKYRQVLWQGRVLNSQFTDEELRGQGRCPLTPEEIGLLLAALGFNNSTHLYLASHKVYGGEARMSALRQLFPFMEDKKSLASSHELSEVEGKASLLAAVDYYVSMQSDIFISASPGNMHNALFLTKLSWGIEHTKILRLFDQT; this comes from the exons ATGAAGTACAGTTCAGCCCATGATGAGTTATTTCCTCAAAGTATTTACAGATCGACCGGCCACGGCGAGATCACCAGCACGATGAACTACTTCCGGCAAACTCCGACGAGTCGAAAAATAGCATGGCCGCTACAAATTGGTGGACTTTTAATGCTTCTTTTACCAAATCTATTTCCAAATCTTTTCTCTCCTCTTTCCCGTTCATACCCTTCCATTTTCTCT GAATGGAATGCTCCAAGACCTATGCATTTGCATTTATTAAACAGGGCTTTGCAACAACAGACA TCTAATGCTCAAGAAGCAGACCTCTGGTCGCCCTTGCCTAACCAGGGATGGGAAGCATGCGCTGATAATCTAGACACTCAAT CATCGCATAGGAAGTCCCAGTTGTACATACAGGTGTTTTTGGATGGAGGATTGAACCAACAGAGAATGGGG ATCTGTGATGCAGTAGCTGTTGCTAAAATTTTAAATGCAACACTTGTAATTCCGTATCTTGAAGTAAATCCAGTTTGGCAGGATTCGAG TTCCTTTGCAGATATATTTGACGTTGATCACTTTATCAGTGTCTTGAGTGGTGATGTTTCTATAGTTAAAGAGCTTCCCAGTGATTACTCCTGGAGTACCAGAGAATATTATGCAACAGGCATACGTGCTACTAGAATTAAGACAGCACCTGTACATGCTTCTGCTTCATGGTACCTGGAGAATGTTCTGCCTCTAATGCAGAG CTATGGGATCGTAGCTATAGCTCCATTCTCTCACCGTTTGGCTTTTGATAACCTACCTTCAGACATCCAGCATCTGCGCTGCAAGGTCAACTTTCACGCCCTAGTTTTTGTTCCCCATGTCAGAGCGTTAGGCGATGCACTCGTCAGTCGTCTGCGTAGCCCTCCTAGTTTGGATAGCGCATCAAGTGCTACACACTTCCATGGTAGGGGGAATGACAGAGCAGGAGCTGGAAAATATGTTGTATTGCATCTTCGCTTTGATAAA GATATGGCTGCTCACTCAGCTTGTGATTTTGGTGGCGGCAAAGCTGAGAAACTTGCTCTTGCAAAATATCGCCAAGTACTTTGGCAAGGGAGAGTGCTTAACTCCCAGTTCACAGATGAGGAGTTAAGAGGCCAAGGGCGTTGTCCATTAACTCCTGAAGAGATAGGACTCCTTTTAGCAGCCTTGGGATTTAACAACAGCACACACCTATATCTTGCTTCCCACAAG GTTTACGGTGGAGAAGCAAGGATGTCGGCTCTTCGCCAGTTGTTTCCATTTATGGAGGACAAGAAAAGCCTTGCTTCTTCCCATGAACTATCTGAAGTAGAAGGAAAAGCTTCTTTATTAGCAGCTGTGGATTATTACGTGAGCATGCAGAGCGATATATTTATTTCTGCTTCTCCCGGCAATATGCACAATGCACTG TTTTTAACAAAACTCAGTTGGGGCATCGAGCATACAAAAATCTTAAGACTATTCGACCAAACATGA